A genomic window from Diospyros lotus cultivar Yz01 chromosome 2, ASM1463336v1, whole genome shotgun sequence includes:
- the LOC127794127 gene encoding cytochrome P450 736A117-like — protein MLLLQLLSSYFLPFSLLLLFLFLCYSSFVNEKASKNQPPSPPRLPIIGNLHQIGYYRYRSLQNLSRKYGPLMLLRFGSAPVLVVSSAEAAREVMKTQDLSFASRPKLSIHRKLLYDTKDVLFAPYGEYWRQVRSICVVHLLSKKRVESFQYVREEETAVLIQKIRKSCSSSSAVVNLTELFMSLTNNVVCRIALGSKYSGDEEGGRKINELLARIVELMGMNHLGDSIPWLGWINWVNGLDAKVDKVAKEMDEFLEGVVQERIERDKRQSHDCGEEGQDFLDILLEIQKDNIAGAPVHRDTVKALILDMFGAGIDTTFSALEWTMAEIVKHPDVMKKLHNEAREVAKGKPDITESDLDKLHYLKAVIKESLRIHCPVPLLAPRESIKDANVMGYHIKAGTQVIINAWAIARDPSYWEDPEEFRPERFMNPNSLDFRGQNFEYIPFGSGRRGCAGISFAMHINELVLAKLVNEFDFSLPGGAGGESMDMSDAIGITIKKKTPLVVVATPHFF, from the exons ATGTTGTTGCTTCAGCTCTTGTCTTCTTACTTTCTACCCTTCTCCCTCTTGTtgctcttcctcttcctctgctACTCCTCCTTCGTCAATGAAAAAGCCTCAAAAAACCAGCCACCGTCACCGCCAAGGCTCCCAATCATCGGGAACCTTCACCAGATCGGCTACTACCGCTATCGCTCGCTCCAGAACCTATCCCGAAAGTACGGCCCGCTGATGCTTCTTCGCTTCGGCAGCGCGCCTGTGCTCGTGGTCTCCTCGGCCGAGGCCGCTCGCGAGGTCATGAAAACCCAGGATCTGAGCTTCGCAAGCAGACCCAAACTAAGCATTCACCGGAAGCTTCTCTATGACACCAAGGACGTGCTCTTTGCTCCCTATGGAGAGTACTGGAGGCAAGTGAGGAGCATTTGTGTGGTCCATCTTCTGAGCAAAAAGCGGGTCGAATCCTTCCAGTACGTGAGGGAGGAAGAAACGGCTGTCCTGATCCAGAAGATCAGAAAGTcgtgttcttcttcctctgcggTGGTGAACTTGACGGAACTGTTCATGTCGCTGACGAATAATGTAGTGTGTAGGATCGCGTTGGGGAGCAAGTACAGTGGGGATGAGGAAGGCGGAAGGAAGATCAACGAGCTGCTGGCGAGGATTGTGGAGCTGATGGGAATGAATCATTTGGGCGATTCCATTCCATGGCTTGGTTGGATCAATTGGGTGAATGGTTTGGATGCTAAAGTGGACAAAGTTGCTAAAGAGATGGATGAGTTTCTTGAGGGTGTGGTGCAAGAACGAATTGAGCGGGACAAGAGACAGAGCCATGATTGCGGCGAAGAGGGTCAAGATTTTCTGGATATTCTGCTTGAAATTCAGAAAGACAACATAGCTGGCGCTCCTGTTCATCGAGATACTGTGAAAGCTCTCATCTTG GACATGTTTGGTGCGGGGATCGATACAACCTTCTCAGCTCTAGAGTGGACAATGGCAGAGATCGTGAAACACCCAGACGTGATGAAGAAACTTCATAACGAGGCTAGGGAAGTCGCCAAAGGCAAGCCGGACATAACCGAGAGCGACCTAGACAAATTACATTACTTGAAGGCAGTGATCAAAGAGAGCCTCCGGATTCACTGCCCTGTCCCCTTGCTGGCTCCCCGAGAATCCATCAAAGACGCCAACGTGATGGGCTACCACATTAAAGCTGGCACACAAGTCATTATCAATGCTTGGGCCATTGCAAGAGACCCATCGTACTGGGAAGACCCTGAGGAGTTTCGACCCGAGCGATTCATGAACCCTAATTCATTGGATTTCAGAGGGCAGAACTTCGAGTATATCCCTTTTGGTTCTGGAAGAAGAGGCTGCGCTGGTATTTCATTCGCCATGCACATTAACGAGCTTGTGTTGGCTAAGCTTGTGAATGAGTTTGATTTCTCGCTGCCGGGTGGTGCTGGCGGGGAGAGCATGGACATGAGCGACGCCATTGGCATCACGATCAAGAAGAAAACCCCACTGGTTGTAGTGGCGACACCGCATTTCTTCTAG